In Gemmata obscuriglobus, a single genomic region encodes these proteins:
- a CDS encoding YybH family protein, translated as MSDSPTTLANEVRFRAKFLKVAFLVNIVLFVLLIGAGTALVTAVARATGASTPASDEKDIRAVLEAQAVAWNKGDLDGFMAGYWNDEKLTFISGGDITGGWKKTKERYEKRYQAEGKEMGKLTFSELHVEAFSPNAAMVRGKFELVFEKEKDEKKKTASGRFTVLLRKLPDGWKIVHDHTSADEKK; from the coding sequence ATGTCTGATTCCCCCACGACGCTGGCGAACGAAGTGCGGTTCCGCGCGAAGTTCCTGAAGGTCGCGTTCCTGGTCAACATCGTGCTGTTCGTGCTGCTGATCGGGGCCGGCACGGCGCTGGTCACCGCCGTGGCGCGGGCGACCGGCGCCAGTACCCCCGCCAGCGACGAAAAGGACATCCGGGCGGTGCTGGAGGCGCAGGCGGTCGCGTGGAACAAGGGCGACCTGGACGGCTTCATGGCCGGCTACTGGAACGACGAGAAGCTGACCTTCATCTCCGGCGGCGACATCACCGGCGGGTGGAAGAAGACCAAGGAGCGGTACGAGAAGCGGTATCAGGCCGAAGGCAAGGAGATGGGGAAGCTGACCTTCTCGGAACTTCACGTCGAGGCGTTCAGCCCGAACGCGGCGATGGTGCGGGGGAAGTTCGAGCTGGTGTTCGAGAAAGAAAAGGATGAGAAAAAGAAAACCGCGAGCGGTCGGTTCACGGTCCTCTTGCGGAAGCTGCCCGACGGGTGGAAAATCGTTCACGACCACACATCCGCCGACGAGAAGAAGTGA